A DNA window from Desulfonatronum thiosulfatophilum contains the following coding sequences:
- a CDS encoding response regulator: MYNAKILVIDDEYYIRLFYFEELQDAGYDVATSDGSKDIIDLLQQEKPDVVILDIKLEGNRSGFDLLREIRRHGYELPVILCSSRDEFQRDLQSLAADHFVCKSIDLTELKEKIELVLYKSGHPRFQSGEKCCLA, from the coding sequence ATGTACAACGCAAAGATTCTTGTCATCGACGATGAATACTATATTCGGCTGTTCTATTTTGAGGAACTCCAGGATGCGGGGTATGATGTCGCCACATCCGACGGTTCAAAAGATATCATTGATCTGTTGCAGCAGGAAAAACCGGATGTGGTCATCCTGGACATCAAGCTGGAAGGCAATCGTTCCGGCTTCGATCTGTTGCGGGAAATTCGGCGTCATGGTTACGAACTGCCGGTTATTCTCTGCAGTTCCCGCGATGAATTCCAGCGAGACCTGCAATCGCTGGCCGCGGATCACTTCGTCTGCAAGTCCATCGACCTTACGGAGTTGAAGGAAAAGATCGAGCTTGTTCTTTACAAATCAGGCCATCCCCGCTTTCAATCCGGAGAAAAATGCTGCCTGGCATGA
- a CDS encoding glucose 1-dehydrogenase: protein MNQEYPKSSIILNGQTAVVTGGSSGIGAGIARALGEAGANVVVNYSSSREGAEEVVAGIRDQGGQAIAVQADVSSESDVEAMFRKTVETYGTVDILISNAGVQQDAAFTEMTLDEWNMVININLTGSFLCARAATREFLRRGMVPERSSALGKIIFVSSVHEIIPWSGRVNYASSKGGLMLFMKSIAQELGAEGIRVNSIAPGAIKTPINRETWDDPESKAELLKLIPRHRIGDPVDIAKAALWLASDESDYVHGTSLVVDGGMILYPGFISGG, encoded by the coding sequence ATGAACCAGGAATATCCAAAATCATCAATCATTCTGAACGGCCAGACCGCCGTGGTCACCGGCGGCAGTTCGGGCATCGGCGCGGGCATTGCCCGGGCTTTGGGCGAAGCCGGGGCGAACGTGGTGGTCAACTATTCCAGCAGCCGCGAAGGAGCCGAAGAGGTGGTCGCGGGGATCAGGGATCAGGGCGGGCAGGCCATTGCCGTCCAGGCCGACGTGAGCAGCGAGTCGGATGTGGAGGCCATGTTCCGCAAGACCGTGGAGACATACGGCACCGTGGACATCCTGATCAGCAACGCGGGAGTGCAGCAGGACGCGGCCTTTACGGAGATGACCCTGGACGAGTGGAACATGGTCATCAACATCAACCTGACCGGAAGTTTTCTCTGCGCCCGGGCCGCAACCCGGGAGTTTCTGCGCCGGGGCATGGTTCCGGAGCGATCTTCAGCCCTGGGCAAGATCATTTTCGTCAGTTCGGTGCATGAGATAATCCCCTGGTCCGGGCGGGTGAACTACGCATCCTCCAAGGGCGGCCTGATGCTGTTCATGAAAAGCATTGCCCAGGAACTGGGAGCCGAGGGAATCCGCGTCAACAGTATCGCTCCCGGCGCGATCAAAACGCCCATCAATCGCGAAACCTGGGATGACCCGGAATCTAAGGCCGAATTGTTGAAACTGATCCCGCGCCACCGGATCGGAGACCCCGTAGATATCGCCAAGGCGGCGTTATGGCTGGCTTCGGATGAGTCGGACTACGTCCACGGCACAAGCCTGGTCGTGGATGGAGGCATGATTCTCTATCCCGGCTTCATTTCGGGCGGATGA